In Xenorhabdus nematophila ATCC 19061, one DNA window encodes the following:
- a CDS encoding ABC transporter permease — MTDKSQSSRYGMSAFMMWREAWRNLMATGRSTLLALSGIAIGCASVVAFVNTGHNATLAALKMFSGLDINVITTNFYSYHNGVDSESMKMDELKTAVPGLSSVAPWIYYSSPVRYNGKTETIILIGSSAELEEVMQLQIRHGRFISDYDQRSPYLVIGNEVAATLGEGDTSRILGRQIQIGNYLYTVIGIFDVKGQNPIFPFSLDSVAVVPIDAMRKISPNTNLNGIISRTITTSSTETDAKNLLTFFKTKFPTVDFEVQVAQQLLQGQTEQSKTFSFMLIGLAGISLLTGGIAISNVMLMNVSARRKEIGLRMALGARIQDIRRLFLYEVAVLTFAGAMIGALAGVIVSFLFVLYSGWSFSLAPLPIPLGIGSSIVAGLISGFYPAHKASQMEPVQALRDD, encoded by the coding sequence ATGACCGATAAGAGTCAGTCCAGCCGCTATGGTATGTCTGCATTCATGATGTGGAGGGAGGCATGGCGTAATTTAATGGCAACAGGGAGAAGTACGCTGCTTGCTTTATCAGGCATTGCCATTGGCTGTGCGTCTGTGGTGGCTTTTGTGAATACCGGGCATAACGCCACGCTGGCTGCATTAAAGATGTTCAGCGGGCTTGATATCAATGTCATTACAACCAATTTTTATTCCTATCATAATGGCGTTGATAGTGAATCAATGAAAATGGACGAGCTGAAAACGGCTGTTCCCGGCTTATCTTCAGTAGCTCCGTGGATCTATTACTCTTCTCCTGTACGTTATAACGGCAAAACGGAAACCATTATCCTGATAGGTTCTTCCGCAGAACTGGAAGAAGTCATGCAACTGCAAATTCGTCATGGTCGATTTATTTCTGATTATGACCAACGTTCTCCTTATCTGGTTATTGGCAATGAAGTTGCCGCTACCCTCGGTGAAGGAGATACCTCCCGCATACTTGGCAGACAGATTCAGATTGGTAATTATTTATACACCGTGATTGGTATTTTCGATGTGAAGGGGCAAAACCCTATTTTCCCTTTTTCTCTGGATTCGGTCGCTGTTGTTCCTATCGATGCTATGCGTAAAATATCACCCAATACCAATCTGAATGGCATTATTTCCCGCACAATAACAACCTCCTCGACAGAAACTGATGCAAAGAATTTACTGACGTTTTTTAAGACTAAATTTCCGACGGTTGATTTTGAGGTTCAGGTTGCCCAGCAACTACTGCAAGGGCAGACAGAGCAGAGCAAAACTTTTTCTTTTATGTTGATAGGATTAGCGGGCATTTCATTACTCACCGGCGGCATTGCCATTTCCAATGTCATGTTGATGAACGTTTCAGCCCGTCGGAAAGAAATTGGATTGCGTATGGCGTTAGGGGCAAGAATTCAGGATATCCGACGCCTGTTTTTATATGAAGTTGCTGTTCTGACATTTGCCGGCGCAATGATTGGCGCACTGGCCGGTGTCATTGTTTCTTTCCTGTTTGTTCTGTATTCCGGCTGGTCATTTTCTCTGGCCCCCTTACCGATTCCTTTAGGAATAGGGAGTTCAATTGTGGCGGGGCTTATTTCTGGTTTTTACCCCGCCCATAAAGCCTCACAAATGGAACCTGTACAGGCATTACGTGATGATTAA
- a CDS encoding TolC family protein — protein sequence MIKKYFLYAFLTLFFCFPQTGNSVPAPKRLALSEPDDSLYRENSEEVISLSLSDAISLGLRNNYAIRSVYLDRIAQKFDLRVAEDRFTPKLQLSGRYIAGKNQEAMFRKTSLSPDGTLLTPLGTRFTLSWAHENNKSGKNHFHNDGASITVIQPLLRGAGNDVNNAPILLAKLREQTNRLNLKATVSDSVTQIILAYHALLRTQEQQALSVASLQRMQKLVETNKELIDAGRMAQTDIIQTQADLAMQELSAKEAENNVHTTKLALLKLLALSLKTPVHATDTLEGTHVSLNIEQSIKKAQAQQPGYLIQLLSAKAADIQLLQARDNRLWDLSLVGGTSQYRSSSSDSRNWENYVGIQLDIPIGDMTRQQAEVQARVDAQKQALHLEEARINLEQKVINAIRDTESRWQEYQLAIKASSLSQKKLDIEQEKLQAGRSSNFQVLSFETDLRNAENARLNTLIQYLNAQTELDQILGTTLESWEITINE from the coding sequence ATGATTAAAAAATATTTCCTTTATGCTTTCCTGACGCTGTTTTTCTGTTTTCCCCAAACAGGCAATTCTGTGCCTGCACCGAAACGATTAGCTTTATCAGAACCTGATGACAGTCTGTATCGGGAAAATTCAGAAGAAGTGATAAGTTTGTCATTGAGTGACGCAATATCGCTGGGTTTAAGAAATAACTATGCAATCCGCAGTGTTTATCTGGATCGAATCGCGCAGAAATTCGATTTACGGGTGGCAGAAGACAGGTTTACACCCAAGCTACAGTTAAGCGGACGTTACATTGCGGGTAAAAATCAGGAGGCAATGTTCAGGAAAACCAGCCTTTCTCCTGATGGCACCTTGCTTACTCCGTTGGGAACTCGCTTCACGCTTTCATGGGCGCATGAGAACAATAAATCAGGGAAAAACCATTTTCACAATGATGGTGCAAGCATTACGGTAATCCAGCCACTTTTGCGGGGAGCAGGAAACGATGTTAATAATGCCCCGATCTTACTGGCAAAACTCCGGGAACAAACCAATCGGCTGAATTTAAAAGCGACGGTTTCTGATTCAGTCACCCAAATCATTCTGGCTTACCATGCGTTACTCCGTACTCAGGAGCAACAGGCATTATCTGTTGCTTCCCTTCAACGGATGCAGAAATTAGTGGAGACAAATAAAGAGTTAATTGATGCCGGCAGAATGGCTCAGACCGATATCATACAAACGCAGGCTGATCTCGCCATGCAAGAGCTTTCAGCGAAGGAGGCTGAAAATAATGTTCATACCACAAAACTGGCATTGCTTAAGTTACTCGCCCTGAGCCTGAAAACGCCTGTCCATGCGACCGATACGCTGGAAGGTACTCACGTCAGTCTGAATATTGAACAATCGATAAAAAAAGCGCAGGCGCAGCAGCCGGGTTATCTTATCCAGCTACTTTCCGCAAAAGCCGCAGATATCCAGTTATTGCAGGCCCGGGATAACCGGCTCTGGGATTTGTCGCTGGTCGGGGGAACATCCCAGTACCGTTCATCCTCTTCTGACTCCCGCAATTGGGAAAATTATGTGGGCATACAACTGGATATCCCAATCGGTGATATGACCAGGCAACAAGCAGAAGTTCAGGCCAGAGTTGATGCTCAGAAGCAGGCATTACATCTGGAAGAGGCCAGAATAAATCTGGAACAGAAAGTCATTAATGCCATCCGAGATACCGAATCCCGCTGGCAGGAATATCAATTGGCAATAAAAGCCAGTTCACTTTCCCAAAAGAAACTCGACATTGAACAGGAAAAATTACAGGCAGGTCGATCCAGCAACTTTCAGGTACTGAGTTTTGAAACCGACCTAAGAAATGCTGAAAATGCCCGTTTGAATACCCTTATCCAGTACCTCAATGCGCAGACTGAGTTGGATCAAATTCTGGGTACAACGCTGGAAAGCTGGGAGATAACGATTAATGAATAA